TtctttgtctcaaaaacttatataactgtgctttgacctctgaCAAGCAGAACGGTCCTCAGAGTTTTCTGGaagactgtctcccaggttataatcctcaggttggctctAATAAAATCgtctatttctttcttagattgacaaTTTTTGTGGACAATAGTTTGTGCCAAGGTTTGTCTGCGTGTGGTGTCAATTTTTAGTGTCCTTTCCTCAGATAAGTGTCACTCTTCCCTAGTTAATGAAACTCCTTGGGAAGGGATTTATGACAATTGAGTTccttttggaggatctgtctttAGGCAGATAATGGGAGTTCAGAGAAATCTTCCCTCTGCATTTGCTGTTCTGctacagctcaaaataatcaacatAGCTATAAGGGAGGGAAAATAACTTTCCTTCTACCCTTCTAAGTTCTtggctgagaaccactgtatAAAAGGtagattaacaaaagaaaagcaaacagaagcttaataacatgtatacctcacGTAGGCTtgagaaatacctagaaaaactGAGTAAACTCCCAATACTGAtccaagccaccaccttaaataccatcttcggCTAAGAAGTGGGTGGGAGCCAGTTATGAGAGGTTACCAGGAAAAGGAACAACGAGGGTAAGGTTGTTATACAGAATTAATTCTAGTGCCTCCTCATTGATGAGATTCTCTGGTGATTtagtcatccttctcttcctggtacagagaaaaagacacaatttaaaattccctttataaatgtaaatgtcccTCACAAAAGAGTAAATTCTACTCtgtttttagaaatgtttttgtgtatggtgtttttaaaaaaataatcagctcaaaaATACTCCTTCTGCCAAAGAAGCATATGGGAGCGGGGGAATGGGGAGTCATATTCTGCTACCCTTAGCAACTAACAATCACTTCCTCCTGAATGAGAAAGTACAGTATTTGCCATAAAATACTGTATAAGCCTCCACTAGAATTCTCAGCCGAAGAAATAAACAGCCTTAGATGCAGAGCAAAGGGAGCAAAACAATCCAGAGTTTAAAAGTGAACCTCTTTACTAGCTTCTCTCTCCTACAGTCATTGGATCACTGCCGAGAGGGGCGGAGCCAAAGGGGCGCTGTCAGTGCCTCTTTTCCCGCCTGCGCTTTCAGTTCTCAACGAGGTCCGACTCTAGCTTATAATTACTCTTGACCAAGCAGTAACCTGTTGCATCCTGTACGTTTGCGAGAATTTCGACAATCATGTCTGGACGCGGCAAAGGCGGCAAGGGTCTGGGTAAGGGAGGCGCTAAACGCCACCGCAAGGTTCTGCGCGACAACATCCAGGGCATTACCAAACCAGCTATCCGTCGCCTGGCTCGGCGTGGCGGTGTGAAGCGCATCTCCGGCCTCATCTACGAAGAGACCCGCGGGGTGTTGAAGGTATTCCTGGAGAACGTGATCCGGGACGCCGTCACCTACACCGAGCACGCCAAGCGCAAGACTGTCACCGCCATGGACGTGGTCTACGCGCTCAAGCGCCAGGGACGCACTCTCTACGGCTTCGGCGGCTAAAGGCTcattctatacatttttttttaaaggccctTTTCAGGGCCGCCCACCTCCGCTCAGGAAGAGCTGTACGCGACTTCCGTGTTCAAAACGTATCTGTtggaaaaaaaagtgg
This genomic interval from Lagenorhynchus albirostris chromosome 10, mLagAlb1.1, whole genome shotgun sequence contains the following:
- the LOC132527634 gene encoding histone H4; protein product: MSGRGKGGKGLGKGGAKRHRKVLRDNIQGITKPAIRRLARRGGVKRISGLIYEETRGVLKVFLENVIRDAVTYTEHAKRKTVTAMDVVYALKRQGRTLYGFGG